Within the Bacteroidia bacterium genome, the region AAAGGCTCCGTCTTCCAGTTCACGCGGCAAAATGGTGTGGGATAAATTACGAATATCTCTGCCTAATTCCGCCAGATAAGATTTGGCAACTAATCCATTCCCTAATTCAAGAGAATGAATAGTTCTGGCAATATCAACACCAATTTTGTCGTGCAATAATTCCGAAACCTGCCTCCTTTCCTTTATCCTTGCCAATTCTATAAAGTGTAGTGTTTCCTTTTCATCGGCTAATATCTTTTCCTGCAGCATTTTGTTTTTCCGAAAGGCTTCTATATAATCCTTTATGATTAACCATCCAAAGAACGCCATTTCGTACATAATTACAAGATTGATATTTCCTAATGACAAGGGAAAAGGAAATAAACCGGCAGCATGAAATACAATATAAAGTCCCCAGGCAATATGCGGGATAAAAGAAAAAAAAACATAAAAAGCCATTGGCTGCTTTAATTTTAAGGCCTTGATTAAAGCAACTATAAAGCCAATAATATTCATCAAGAATAAAACATAAATGGCTTTGGTGGCAGCCGATAAAAGCTGAAAATGCCCTGTAAACAATAAAAAAATGGTAAGAAAGGAAAGTCCTAAAATGACATATTGATTAGCAGTAAAAATGCGATAATTTACAGGACTAATTAATGCATGTTGAATGGTATGGGATAGGAAAGCACCCATTAATAAAAACCAGTAACAGCTGGAATAAATGCGAATTTCACTGAAATATAAAAAGCCGGGAAACACAAAATCTCGAAGGATGCCCATGTTGGTAAAAACATAAATTATTCCTGCAACTGAGTAAACCAAATAATGCCAGTACCATTTTTTTTTGGTTTTCAGGAATAAGTAGGCAATTAAAATAAGCCAAAGAATTGCAAATCCAAGAAAGGTAAAACTTAATGCTAATTCACTGTTAGAGTTTTTTTGAAGCACCTCGGAATTTGCCAAATCCATTTGAAAATCAATATGTGTCCATTGTTTTTTTACAGCTGCAAAGAGTACCACCCTTTCAGTATCCTGAATGGATGGTAAAGGAATGGCTTGTATATTGAAAAAGGCGCTGTGATTGCGGGTTCTGTCACCTAAAACGGACCAGGGTTTATTTCGGAAATAAACAGAAATGCTATCCAGATGAATATTATCAAAAATCCAAATAGTTTTGTTTCCAATTGCCAAAACATCGTATTCCAATTTGCACCAAATGGTGGAATTGATATTATATCCCATGTTTATAGCATTACCAGGTGAATAAGACTTCCAGTGTAAATCGGCCAGATTATCTATCCTATGACTTGAATTGCTATCAATGGCATAGTAGAATTCAATACCTCTTGATAATACAAAAAAAGGACCTACTAAAAAGAGAAACAGGGTTAATTTATAAGCCAATCCGACCCTCATATATCATCTTTAAAATTTCATTTGAACTGGTTGTCCGAAGTTTGCGGTGAATATTTCGCCGGTGGGTGTCGACTGTAGTTTTGCTGATATAAAGTTTGTCAGCAATTTCCTTACTTAAAAAACCATCCCGGACTAATTTCAAAATTTCACGCTCCTGCTTGGATAACTGAACCGTTTGAGCCCCTTTCAATAAGGGTTTTTCCCATTTTTTCAAATGCCCCTCATATTCGCCCCGAATCGCGGATAAAAGTATTTCGAGCTCTACTTCCTTTTTAAGAAAATAATCAACTCCGGCTCGCTGAGCTTTACCAATAATGTAAGCATCAAAATGGCCGGTTAACACAATTGTTATTGTGCTTTGACAGCTTTTTCGGTTTCTTGCCAAAAGTTCAATTCCATTTCCATCTTTTACAAAAACATCACAGATAAAAACCTGAAATTCATTTGTAGCAAGCAAATGCTCTGCCTCTTTTATTTCGTAACAAACATTGATTTCGAATTTGGGAAAATATTTTGAAATTATTTCGCTCAAACCTTCACAAAACAAAACATGATCATCACAAAGCAAAATTTTACCTGAATGATTACCGTCCATTTTCATAAGTGGTGCAAATTATATACAATTTTTTTCCTATTTCAAACATCAAGAGCAGCATAGCTACTTGATTTTTTTGACTTATTTGAACTTTTTATTTGGCTTCGATTTTCGGCCTATTGGTAAGTATACCTGTTTGATTAAATCAGGTAATGAAATGGTACAAAACCACTTTTGAATTTGGATGAAATTAATGATTAAGTAAAACTACTGACTTCCGGATTTTTGCCAACATCGGAATAGCCCCCCAGTCAACGAAAGAAGCAAGTACCCCACAGGCCTTGCTTAACATAGTGGACCAAGGGCAAGGAGCACTGCTGAAAGCGTGACCATGCTGCCCCGTGGTAAATGCTGAGTGGGAACTTAGGCCTTTACCGGTTAGTTCATTCTTAGGCATGAAAACGGGCAGGGGTGGCATGGCGCCCGCCAGATAAAAAGAAAAACTTTAATATTTCAGCCCAATTGGCAACTTTAATTCAGTTTTTAATGGCTATTTTTCGTTGTTCTTCGGCAGAAACAATGGCAGAGATTATTTTAAAAATCTGCAAATCATTTTCATCCATTTGGGTATTTGATTGGTAATAAACACCTAACCAACCCGGGGGGTGGCCGGCGAGGGGCAGGAGTTCTTCTGAGAGAGACTTATTCCATTTCAACTGGCAGGGCTTAATTTCGGATGTGGTTTGGGCATTTTCGAAAATACATTGGCAATTGCTTCCTTCCAATTTATAGCAAATGTTACAATCACTGTTATTAAGCTCGTTAGGTTCGATGGGGTTGGAATAAATTGCCTTTTGGCCTCTAACATAAACGGCCAGATCGGCCCGGAGAATTTCTTTTCCCTTTTTAAGAAAGGATTCGATGCTGCATTCCTGATTTTTCAGAAGGTTTAGAAAGCATTGAGAAATCACCTCCAGGTTATGACCATAGCTTTCCATCTTTTTTATCTGGTTTTTGATGGTTCTGCGTTTCAGCCTGTTTTTAATATTTACATACACTTGTTGGGTGAATAGGCTAAAAATTGCATCACTTTCCTTTTCGAGCGGTTCATAGATGGATGCTCCTTTTTCGGAGATACCTGCGAGGAGGAACAATTCCAGGTTGTGTTGGGGGTCGTCAATAAATTTTCCGTAGGCTTGTTTCAGGGGAAGCACACTATTTAAGGAAGCCAGGTCATTTTCGTGAAAATTGAGGAGGTTTTCTTGGCCGGTTTTTATACAGAGAGGAACCAGCCTTTCAAAAATAAGATCCGGGTCGATGGAGTCGATACCTTCGGTTCCGATCCAACTTTGGTATGAATTTTCGTCTTTGATACGGTAAATCAGGATTCCATATTCCACTTCAAACACGTCGACAATAGCTTCGGCCATTAGGTTGCAATACTCCTGATCGTCGAGGTCTTCCTGAGCTTTTTGGTTAAGGCTGTGCATCCGTTTATGGCGCACGATTTCATTATCCAGTTTATGCCTGATATTGATTAACTTTTGTTCGATGGCAAAAAATCGTGTGACACGCAACTCCAGATCACGGTAGCGGATAAGGAGTTCATCATAGGTTAGTTTTTTTTCTTTTCCTACCATAAAATTGTTGTTTTCGGTGTTGGTTATTAGTTTTTATAAAGTATGTAAAGGGCTGTGGTATAGTTGTGGTAGGTATTTTGGTTTCCGAGTCGGGCGAATTCTCCGAAGCCGTACATACCAAGCCAGGGTGGGCATTCGCCGTTTTTAAGGAAGGGGAATTGCATACGGTTTACCAATTCTTCTTTTAGGACTTTATTGAATAGGTATCTTCCTCTGGCGAGGCAATCGGCATGGAAAACGGCCACAATTTCTTTACCTTTTAGTCGTTCGCACATTTGGTTGGTCATGACTTCCATTTGTTCAAAGATCCTGTTTTCATCTCGTGCTGTTAACCAGAGTTTAGTTCCTTCGGGAATAGATTTGGCGTAATACATGGTATCACCCTCTTGTTTGGTGACAACGGATAAGATATGGTTATTGCCGTACTCTTGGGCCAGGGCGGATGGTAATTCTTCGGCCAGGGCACCGATAGGAATTGACTCACCGCAGCTTGCATTTTCATGTAAACCCAATCGGTTCAGGTAATGGCTCCAGGCAGGCTTACCATTAAGTTCCAGAATTTTATTTCCATGGGATTTGGTAACAATTAAGGGCTCACCAACAGCTACAAAGCCGTGGGTTGCCTGAGTTTCAACGCCCAGTTCTGGGTCAGAAAACCCAACGAGGTAGGCTGCGTTGGTATAAACTTTCCCATCAAAGGATTGATAGCTTATAACACCTTTCATATTATCGGAAGAAGTAGCACCAAAAATAGAAACCTCATTTCCGAAGACTTCAATCAAAGCCCGCAAACATTCGCTATTATTAATATCTATGCCTGAAGCGAGGAAATACAAAATTCTAACTCCGGGGTCTTCGGCTTTTAGTTTGGAAGCCATTTCGAGACACTTCTCATAGGAATTATGACTATAAATACCATCGACACCAGCCACTTTAGGTGCTTCGCCTGTTACAGCCATAATAGCGATATCTTTCATAGATTCGCTCACTCCTTCACGACCAACGATACCGCAACAGGAAGAGGCAACAATTTTTGCATTGGGAGCTAATTCATGGGCCTGATCGACTAATTCCTGAAAATTATGCCCGATTGATGCATGAATTATCACCAAAGTACAATCAGAAAAATGGTCACCTAAGGCCGATTCCATACATTCAGTAATGCCTCGTTTGGCATTAACAGCTCGAATACTTGAAGAAAAAAATTTATTCATTTAGATTATTTTAAATGTCAATACAGAATTAATTATCACATTTCGAATCTTTGATTCGTGCAAACATACACAAACATTTTAATTATAAATAAGAACATAGTCATGTTAATCAAGTCATTCGACGAATATTGCCAACTTGAAATCCAAACCACCAAGAAAAAACTAATCTTTATCTAAAAATAAAACAGGCTTATTTTAAAACCTAAAACAGAAAAATTACCAAAAATATATCTCAAAACAAGACCAGGTCTGACAAAACAGAACGACCAATGAAAACACAAACAAGAAGGACTTAAAAAAACAGAATGGGACATCTTCGATTAACAGCAAAAATTAATCGATAGAAAATCGCTATAGGATGCTAAATTAACCTAGAGCAAAAAATGAACCATGAACTTTTGATTTTTATTACCAATCGTAACAAATAATAATAAGAGAAAATAAAAAGCTTCAACCATCCTATTACCTATTAGTAATTCAATTAATCAAGACCAATAAATCAATACAAGATGAATAAACAAGCAGTAAACAGATGATGCTATTTAGAAGCATTCTAAACAAAATATATAAAACACAGGTTTAATCCTTATAGGATGCTAATTTTCCTAATTCCTCCAATCTTACCGATAATAGCCGAACCCAAAAAGACATCTTGAGGTGAAAAAATTTTATGACAAACCAAGGGGTAAAATCTAACGATATTATGAATCTCCAATTTGAAACCGGATTGAATTTTTCCGCCCACCGATTCAAGAACCAAAAAATGGCCATTTTTCAAATTTTGCAAGAGTAGGGACTTGGATGAAGGGAACTCAAGGATGAATTTTTGACCTTCTTTAAGGTCTTCCAAGTCAAGGAATGAGATTTCATCAGGACTATTGTTCGGCCCTTGCTCCTGGTAACAAAACTCATCCCATGACGGGTAACCCAAAAGCCGAGAAAGCTGATCAAGCGTGTACAGATGTGGTCTGGCAGAAGGTGAACTAAAGCCAAAAAGGCGTTTAAGAGTGCTTGAACTAATATTACAATTATAATTCTCCCTTAAATCTTTTGAGAGAAAATCACAATCTTTAGGATACCGCAAAGGGTACCCAACTCGGGATTCAATAAGTTTTTTAAGTTTTTCAATAATCATGGCAGGAGGCGAACATATTATAAAAAAAAAATTGAATGCTAACAGCTAAAAAAAGAATTTTTTGAATTTTTTGCCTGTGCCTACAAGACTGATTTTAAACTCTCTTTGCTTAAAAATAATACTCGATAAAGGTATTACTTTATTTTAAAATTCTTTTTACCGGAAGAAAAACAAAACCGAAAATTGGAAAAACCCTTTACCATTACCATGGTTTAAACAATTTCAAACTGAAAACAACATAACAACATAATTTTCAATGTATTATGAACAAATGTCGAACATAGAAAATGTTGCCACTCATATCGATGAGCTGCATGCAATTTCGACGAATGGTCCGTATTATGATATAATTTCCATATTATATTTAAACCCGAAAGAGCTTCTATTTTCATCAATTAGTTTTGTGGCAGGAGTACTTATTGCCGGCTTGCTTTTTTTTGTTTTAAACTGGATTTTACAACCCAGTTTAAAAATCCAACGACCATGTGTGGTATTAAAAGAAGGATTATTAGATAAAATAATTGTGCCAATTGTAAACAAATCTCTATACTATTCTTTAAAAAATATTAAAATTGAGGGATATATATTATATGAAAATCAAAAATTTGATTTAAAATTAGATAACAATTTTATTAAATCTATAAAATCATTAAGTACGGATGAATATCAATATATAATAAATGTTGAAGGTATAATTGAATATAAAAACAGGAATAGTGACATATCTACATCACTAAAAGATTATTCATATATAATTAATTCTCCAAACTCAATTTTAAGAATAATAGTATATTGTGAGCATAGTTTAAGTGGTCTTAAACGAATTATTAAAAAGAATTATCGTAGAATTTTATATAATTATCAGGAAGTTTAATTATGGATTTCCACAAACTATTATTTAGACAATACAAAAAGTATAATTTATCGGAAAATAACACACCTCCGGATTTTATTTCGGAGGTAAATAAAACCTATAATTCATTTGAAGAAAGAATACGGTTATTAGAAAATATTCTGGAGGTTAATCAAAAGGAGTTACTGAGAACGAACTCAGAATTAAAACGAGTACTGCTTGAACAAGAGCTCGAAATTGACAGGAACATCCATGAAATAAGAACTTCAAGGAATAACCTGGAAGAATCAAAAACTCAATTGCTAGCTGTTTTTTCAGCCATTGATTCCGTTGTAATATCAACCAATGAAAGTGGAATTATAAAATTCGTAAGTCCTTCAATTAAAAAGCAGTTCGGACTGGAAATTCATCAAGTTGTAGGCCTAGACATTACTTCATTAGCAAGAAGAATTGGGTTAGCAATTAATCCATTTGAAACACTAAAAAATGATCAAAGTCTCGAATTTACTTCAGAAAGTGGTGAAAAGCATTTCCAATTACGCTTAAATACCGATAATCCGGAAAGTAAAAACCTGGTTTACTCCATCATGGACATTACAAGTGACAAAAACTTACGCTTACAAGTTGAAGGGCAAAAGGAATTCTATGAAAGTATACTGGAGAATATACCGGCTGATGTTGCACTATTTACAAAGGACCATCGGTATATTTATTTGAACTCTAAAGCCGTTAAGAATCCCGAATTAAGGCAATTAATAATTGGAAAAACGGATTTTGAATACTTTCAGGCTACAAATCGCAGCGTTGAGAAAGCCATTGAAAGAGAAGCAATTTTTCAGGAGGCCATACAAAAGAGAAGCTATGTTGAATTTGATGACCGACTGGTAGATGCAAATGGGAAACAAAAGACACTAAAACGTCGCTTTACCCCTTTCTTAAAACCGGAATATCAGGAAGATTATGTGATGGGGTTCGGTATTGACGTTACAGAATTGTATGAGATACAAGCCCATTTGAAGGAAAATGAACAAAAAATAAAAGAACTGAACAACAGTTTGGAACAAAAGGTTATTGAAAGGACCCGGGAATTGCAGATTGCCAATAAGGAAATGGAATCCTTTTCCTATTCCGTTTCACATGACTTAAAATCACCACTTCGGGCTATTCAGGGGTATGCCAACATTTTAAATGAAGAATACAAACAATTCATTGATACAGAAGGGCACCGCTTTTTGGAAGAAGTAATAAAAAATGCGGATCGAATGACCCATTTAATTGATTCTCTTTTGTCCTTTTCACGATTAGGTAAAAAAGAAGTACATAAGGTAATTTTCAGTTTAGACGAATTGGTAAGTTCAATGGTGGAGGAGGAAAAGCCATTTCCCAACCCAAATTCAGTTTTACAAATTGAACCCTTAGGAAATGCTTATGCAGACCCGGATTTATTGAGACAGGTATTGACAAATTTGATCAGCAATGCATTAAAATATTCATCCAAGAAAGAAAAACCAACAGTCGAAATCAAGAGCATTGCGAATGGCGATGAACTTGAAGTTATTGTAAAAGACAATGGGGCCGGTTTCAATATGGATTATTACGATAAATTATTCGGTGTATTTCAACGCCTGCACTCCGACAAAGAGTTTCAAGGCACAGGTGTTGGACTGGCACTTACCCAAAAAATTATTACCAAACACGGAGGAAGAATCTGGGCAACATCCGAGCCCGGAAATGGCGCCGTATTTCATTTTACACTACCTCAAAAACAACAACAATGAATCAAATTGAAACCATAGATATTCTGCTAGTAGAAGATAATTTTAATGATGCAGAACTGGCACTAAGAGTTTTGAAAAAAAACTTTCCATCCAGAAAATTAGTTCACCTAGAAGATGGTGAACAAGTGCTTGATTATTTTAATCTTAGACAGAATCAACCAAATACCTACCACCATTCCATACTACCGAAAGTAATTTTACTTGATTTAAAGATGCCCAAAATCGATGGACTTCAGGTTTTGGAAATCCTTAAAAAAGATAATGAATTAAAGAAAATTCCAATTGTTGTATTAACCTCATCCAAAGAAGACCCGGACCTCAAACGCTGCTATGAACTTGGTGTTAACTCCTATATTGTTAAACCCGTTGAATTTAAAGAATTTATGCAAATTATTTCTCAAATAGGCGTGTAT harbors:
- a CDS encoding response regulator produces the protein MNQIETIDILLVEDNFNDAELALRVLKKNFPSRKLVHLEDGEQVLDYFNLRQNQPNTYHHSILPKVILLDLKMPKIDGLQVLEILKKDNELKKIPIVVLTSSKEDPDLKRCYELGVNSYIVKPVEFKEFMQIISQIGVYWVNYNQKPN
- a CDS encoding FIST C-terminal domain-containing protein — encoded protein: MNKFFSSSIRAVNAKRGITECMESALGDHFSDCTLVIIHASIGHNFQELVDQAHELAPNAKIVASSCCGIVGREGVSESMKDIAIMAVTGEAPKVAGVDGIYSHNSYEKCLEMASKLKAEDPGVRILYFLASGIDINNSECLRALIEVFGNEVSIFGATSSDNMKGVISYQSFDGKVYTNAAYLVGFSDPELGVETQATHGFVAVGEPLIVTKSHGNKILELNGKPAWSHYLNRLGLHENASCGESIPIGALAEELPSALAQEYGNNHILSVVTKQEGDTMYYAKSIPEGTKLWLTARDENRIFEQMEVMTNQMCERLKGKEIVAVFHADCLARGRYLFNKVLKEELVNRMQFPFLKNGECPPWLGMYGFGEFARLGNQNTYHNYTTALYILYKN
- a CDS encoding response regulator transcription factor, with the translated sequence MKMDGNHSGKILLCDDHVLFCEGLSEIISKYFPKFEINVCYEIKEAEHLLATNEFQVFICDVFVKDGNGIELLARNRKSCQSTITIVLTGHFDAYIIGKAQRAGVDYFLKKEVELEILLSAIRGEYEGHLKKWEKPLLKGAQTVQLSKQEREILKLVRDGFLSKEIADKLYISKTTVDTHRRNIHRKLRTTSSNEILKMIYEGRIGL
- a CDS encoding PAS domain-containing protein gives rise to the protein MDFHKLLFRQYKKYNLSENNTPPDFISEVNKTYNSFEERIRLLENILEVNQKELLRTNSELKRVLLEQELEIDRNIHEIRTSRNNLEESKTQLLAVFSAIDSVVISTNESGIIKFVSPSIKKQFGLEIHQVVGLDITSLARRIGLAINPFETLKNDQSLEFTSESGEKHFQLRLNTDNPESKNLVYSIMDITSDKNLRLQVEGQKEFYESILENIPADVALFTKDHRYIYLNSKAVKNPELRQLIIGKTDFEYFQATNRSVEKAIEREAIFQEAIQKRSYVEFDDRLVDANGKQKTLKRRFTPFLKPEYQEDYVMGFGIDVTELYEIQAHLKENEQKIKELNNSLEQKVIERTRELQIANKEMESFSYSVSHDLKSPLRAIQGYANILNEEYKQFIDTEGHRFLEEVIKNADRMTHLIDSLLSFSRLGKKEVHKVIFSLDELVSSMVEEEKPFPNPNSVLQIEPLGNAYADPDLLRQVLTNLISNALKYSSKKEKPTVEIKSIANGDELEVIVKDNGAGFNMDYYDKLFGVFQRLHSDKEFQGTGVGLALTQKIITKHGGRIWATSEPGNGAVFHFTLPQKQQQ
- a CDS encoding 7TM-DISM domain-containing protein, whose amino-acid sequence is MRVGLAYKLTLFLFLVGPFFVLSRGIEFYYAIDSNSSHRIDNLADLHWKSYSPGNAINMGYNINSTIWCKLEYDVLAIGNKTIWIFDNIHLDSISVYFRNKPWSVLGDRTRNHSAFFNIQAIPLPSIQDTERVVLFAAVKKQWTHIDFQMDLANSEVLQKNSNSELALSFTFLGFAILWLILIAYLFLKTKKKWYWHYLVYSVAGIIYVFTNMGILRDFVFPGFLYFSEIRIYSSCYWFLLMGAFLSHTIQHALISPVNYRIFTANQYVILGLSFLTIFLLFTGHFQLLSAATKAIYVLFLMNIIGFIVALIKALKLKQPMAFYVFFSFIPHIAWGLYIVFHAAGLFPFPLSLGNINLVIMYEMAFFGWLIIKDYIEAFRKNKMLQEKILADEKETLHFIELARIKERRQVSELLHDKIGVDIARTIHSLELGNGLVAKSYLAELGRDIRNLSHTILPRELEDGAF